gcggcccattaatactctgtacagggatggcggcccattaatactctctgtacagggatggctgtccattaatactctgtacagggatggcggcccattaatactctctgtacagggatggctgtccattaatactctctgtacagggatggcggttcattaatactctctgtacagggatggcggcccattaatactctctgtacagggatggcggcccattaatactctctgtacagtgatggcggcccattaatactctctgtacagcgatggcggcccattaatactctgtacagcgatggcggcccattaatactctgtacagcgatggcggcccattaatactctctgtacagggatggcggttcattaatactctctgtacagggatggcggcccattaatactctctgtacagggatggcggcccattaatactctctgtacagggatggcggttcattaatactctctgtacagggatggcggcccattaatactctctgtacagggatggcggcccattaatactctctgtacagggatggcggcccattaatactctctgtacagtgatggcggcccattaatactctctgtacagcgatggcggcccattaatactctgtacagggatggcggtccattaatactctgtacagcgatggcggcccattaatactctgtacagcgatggcggcccattaatactctgtacagcgatggcggcccattaatactctgtacagcgatggcggcccattaatactctgtacagcgatggcggcccattaatactctctgtacagggatggcggcccattaatactctctgtacagtgatggcggcccattaatactctctgtacagcgatggcggcccattaatactctgtacagcgatggcggcccattaatactctgtacagggatggcggcccattaatactctctgtacagtgatggcggcccattaatactctctgtacagcgatggcggcccattaatactctgtacAGCGATGGGggcccattaatactctgtacagcgatggcggcccattaatactctgtacAGCGATGGCGGTCCattaatactctctgtacagtgatggcggcccattaatactctctgtacagggattggcggcccattaatactctctgtacagggatggcggcccattaatactctgtacagggatggcggtccattaatactctctgtacagtgatggcggcccattaatactctctgtacagggattggcggcccattaatactctctgtacagggatggcggtccattaatactctctgtacagggatggcggcccattaatactctctgtacagggatggcggcccattaatactctctgtacagggatggcggcccattactactctctgtacagggatggcagcccattaatactctctgtacagggatggcggcccattaatactctctgtacagggatggcggcccattactactctctgtacagggatggcagcccattaatactctctgtacagggatggtggcccattaatactctctgtacagtgatggcggcccattaatactctctgtacagggatggcggcccattaatactctctgtacagggatggcggtccattaatactctctgtacagggatggcggcccattaatactctctgtacagggatggcggcccattaatactctctgtacagggatggcggcctattaatactctctgtacagggatggcggcccattaatactctgtacagggatggcggcccattaatactctgtacagcgatggcggcccattaatactctgtacagcgatggcggcccattaatactctgtacagggatggcggtccattaatactctgtacatcgatggcggcccattaatactctctgtacagcgatggcggcccattaatactctctgtacagggatggtggcccattaatactctgtacagggatggcggcccattaatactctgtacagggatggcagcccattaatactctctgtacagggatggtggcccattaatactctctgtacagggatggtggcccattaatactctgtacagggatggcggcccattaatactctgtacagggattggcggcccattaatactctctgtacagggatggcggcccattaatactctctgtacagggatgccggcccattaatactctctgtacagggatgccggcccattaatactctgtacagtgatggcggcccattaatactctctgtacagggattggcggcccattaatactctctgtacagggatggcggtccattaatactctctgtacagggatggcggcccattaatactctctgtacagggatggtggcccattaatactctctgtacagtgatggcggcccattaatactctctgtacagggatggcggcccattaatactctctgtacagggatggcggcccattaatactctctgtacagggatggcggtccattaatactctctgtacagggatggcggtCCATTAATACTCTCTCtacagggatggcggcccattaatactctctgtacagggatggcggcccattaatactctctgtacagggatggcggcccattaatactctctgtacagggatggcggcccattaatactctgtacagggatggcggcccattaatactctctgtacagggatggcggcccattaatactctctgtacagggatagcggcccattaatactctgtacagggatggcggcccattaatactctctgtacagggatggcggcccattaatactctctgtacagggatggcggcccattaatactctctgtatagggatggcggcccattaatactctgtacagggatggcggcccattaatactctctgtacagggatggcggtccattaatactctctgtacagcgatggcggcccattaatactctctgtacagggattggcggcccattaatactctgtacagggatggcggtccattaatactctgtacagggatggcggtccattaatactctgtacagggatggcggtccattaatactctgtacagggatggcggcccattaatactctctgtacagggatggcggcccattaatactctctgtacagggatgacggcccattaatactctgtacagggatggcggcccattaatactctgtacagggatggcggcccatttatactctctgtacagggatggcggcccattaatactctctgtacagggatggcggcccattaatactctctgtacagggatgccggcccattaatactctctgtacagggatgccggcccattaatactctgtacagcgatggcggcccattaatactctctgtacagcgatggcggcccattaatactctgtacagggatggcggcccattaatactctgtacagcgatggcggcccattaatactctgtacAGAGATGGCGGTACattaatactctctgtacagggatggctgtccattaatactctctgtacagggatggcggcccattaatactctctgtacagggatggcggcccattaatactctgtacagggatggcggcccattaatactctgtacagcgatggcggcccattaatactctgtacAGCGATGGTGGTCCattaatactctctgtacagggatggcggcccattaatactctgtacagggatggcggcccattaatactctgtaTAGGGgtggcggcccattaatactctgtacagggatggcggcccattaatactctctgtacagCGATGGCGGGTCCATTAAtactctgtacagggatggcggcccattaatactctctgtacagggatggcggcccattaatactctgtacagggatggcggcccattaatactctgtacagggatggcggcccattaatactctgtacagggatggcggcccattaatactctgtaTAGGGgtggcggcccattaatactctgtacagggatggcggcccattaatactctgtaTAGGGgtggcggcccattaatactctgtacagggatggtggcccattaatactctctgtacagCGATGGCGGGTCCATTAAtactctgtacagggatggcggcccattaatactctctgtacagggatggcggcccattaatactctgtacagggatggcggcccattaatactctgtacagggatggcggtccattaatactctctgtacagggatggcggcccattaatactctctgtacagggatggcggcccattaatactctctgtacagcgatggcggcccattaatactctgtacagggatggcggcccattaatactctgtacagggatggcggcccattaatactctgtacagggatggcggcccattaatactctctgtacagggatggcggcccattaatactctgtacagcgatggcggcccattaatactctgtacagggatggcggcccatttatactctgtacagggatggcggtccattaatactctctgtacagcgatggcggcccattaatactctctgtacagcgatggcggcccattaatactctctgtacagggatggcggcccattaatactctctgtacagctatggcggcccattaatactctgtacagggatggcggcccattaatactctctgtacagggatggctgtccattaatactctgtacagggatggcggcccattaatactctctgtacagggatggctgtccattaatactctctgtacagggatggcggttcattaatactctctgtacagggatggcggcccattaatactctgtacagggatggcggcccattaatactctctgtacagtgatggcggcccattaatatTCTCTGTACAGcgatggcggcccattaatactctgtacagcgatggcggcccattaatactctgtacagggatggcggcccattaatactctgtacagcgatggcggcccattaatactctgtacagggatggcggtccattaatactctctgtacagggatggcagcccattaatactctgtacagggatggcggcccattaatactctctgtacagggatggcagcccattaatactctgtacagggatggcagcccattaatactctgtacagggatggcggcccattaatactctctgtacagcgatggcggcccattaatactctgtacagggatggcggtccattaatactctctgtacagggatggcggcccattaatactctgtacagggatggcggtccattaatactctctgtacagggatggcggcccattaatactctgtacagggatggcggcccattaatactctgtacagggatggcggcccattaatactctgtacagggatggcggcccattaattctctgtacagggatggcggcccattaattctctgtacagggatggcggcccattaatactctgtacagcgatggcggcccattaatactctgtacagggatggcggcccattaatactctgtacagcgatggcggcccattaatactctctgtacagCGATGGTGGTCCATTAAtactctgtacagggatggcggcccattaatactctgtacagcgatggcggcccattaatactctctgtacagtgatggcggcccattaatactctgtacagggacggcggcccattaatactctctgtacagCGATGGTGGTCCATTAAtactctgtacagggatggcggcccattaatactctgtacagcgatggcggcccattaatactctctgtacagtgatggcggcccattaatactctgtacagggacggcggcccattaatactctctgtacagCGATGGTGGTCCATTAAtactctgtacagggatggcggcccattaatactctgtacagcgatggcggcccattaatactcaTACACTTCGGAATGTCCTCCGGATGTCGGGATCAGAGAGACCACCACTTCCTGCAGCTGCACTGACATTCCAGAACTTTCACTGGGAAATCTCAGTCACCTCCCTGCAGCCAATCCCGGGacagatggagggggagggggggtaatagtgcaggggggggggggcggccggcTGTTCTCTGATGATAAATAGAGATAAAGGTGAGTCACATCCTCCCGACTCACCTGAGACGCCGACCAATCACAGCGAGTCCTATGTACACTACACAGGGATAGGAGGGAGAGTAATACTGAGGAGAGTAATACTGAGGGGGGTAATACTGAGGAGAGTAATACTGAGGAGAGTAATACTGAGGAGAGTAATACTGAGGAGAGTAATACAGAGGGGGTAATACAGAGGAGAGTAATACAGAGGGGGTAATACAGAGGAGAGTAATACAGAGGGGGTAATACAGAGGGGGTAATACTGGAGAGTAATATAGAGGGGGGGTAATACTGGAGAGTAATACTGGAGAGTAATATAGAGGGGGGTAATACTGGAGAGTAATACTGGAGAGTAATATAGAGGGGGGTAATACAGAGGAGAGTAATACAGAGGAGAGTAATACAGAGGAGAGTAATACAGAGGAGAGTAATACAGAGGGGGTAATACTGGAGAGTAATACAGAGGAGAGTAATACAGAGGGGGTAATACTGGAGAGTAATACAGAGGAGAGTAATACAGAGGAGAGTAATACAGAGGGGGTAATACTGGAGAGTAATACAGAGGAGAGTAATACAGAGGGGGTAATACAGAGGAGAGTAATACAGAGGAGAGTAATACAGAGGGGGTAATACAGAGGAGAGTAATACAGAGGGGGTAATACAGAGGGGGTAATACTGGAGAGTAATATAGAGGGGGGGTAATACTGGAGAGTAATACTGGAGAGTAATATAGAGGGGGGTAATACTGGAGAGTAATACTGGAGAGTAATATAGAGGGGGGTAATACTGGAGAGTAATATAGAGGGGGGTAATACAGAGGAGAGTAATACAGAGGAGAGTAATACAGAGGAGAGTAATACAGAGGGGGTAATACTGGAGAGTAATACAGAGGAGAGTAATACAGAGGAGAGTAATACAGAGGGGGTAATACTGGAGAGTAATACAGAGGAGAGTAATACAGAGGGGGGTAATACTGGAGAGTAATACAGAGGAGAGTAATACAGAGGGGGTAATACTGGAGAGTAATACTGGAGAGTAATATAGAGGGGGGTAATACAGAGGAGAGTAATACAGAGGGGGTAATACTGGAGAGTAATACAGAGGAGAGTAATATAGAGGGGGGTAATACTGGAGAGTAATATAGAGGGGGTAATACTGGAGAgtaatacaggggggggggtaatactgGAGAgtaatacaggggggggggtaatactgGAGAGTAATACAGGGGGGGATAATACTGGAGAGTAATAATTGATTGGCGTATAATTCTATAAGACTGAAGATCGGATCCCAGATGATAAAGGACGTCCTATTACTACAATACTAGAAGTGATAAGAAGATGACTGAGTGCACCTCGTGGTTTAATACCCCTtcaatggaagccccagtgtTTACTTCACCTATtaggccacaacaaaatggccgctgccCTACTTCAGTTTTTTTTCGGAAGTAGCTCACTGCCCCACTTCCAGTCCCACTAATAGGTCACCCTATATAACAGTAATAATAcgcgtaagggctctttcacacggagcggaccgtttccgggtccgctccgtcggctcagctgttggcggatagggcggtccccgcacacagtgcaaggacagccctgtctctgctccgctgtcccctatggggaacctgatgcagacggaccgtctgtccgtctgcatccggtccgtcccgccgaacggaagaaaaatagggtttcttccgttcggaaaagcggatcccgactgactcggacgcgtccccatagggattcattacaagtccgttaacggacttgtaatgaacggacagacggagcggacgtctgaaaggggccttagagtattACATGgagtccaccaagaggtaccggaggtgacggtGGCGAATGCCCTGGttttatcacaacaatgtgaGTACCTAGTGTATTATTTTGTGTGAATAATTCCATTTTAcaacgatactgcactattggcactttcATCTCCCTGGAAGCGAGTCGCTGTCACTGTCACTGGTtggacgtgactaccgagagggatctaCCTTTCCAATTACAGTCCATTCTGATGACACCCTATGTGGATCTGACCAGAAAGGTGTACCTGGGTTTTTATGCCGTTACCTTGCAGTAGTAAGggaaggggacatcctcacttagcccccattcacaccaaggcgttttgtcgcctgtagtgcgacgccgcagcagccccgagacgctggagggatgaaaacacattgccctctatggagatggatcacatctccacgccgaacgccgtacgcctgaaaaaaagtcccggacctttttttcaggcggctttcggcgttcggcataggagatgtgaaccatctccatagagggggtgaggctgcattcacaatcgcggcgttttgtcgccacaaatcgcggtacaaaacgctgcaatttgtcgccgcaattcgcggaaCAAAACGCTgtgattttgtacgcctaggtgtgaatgcagccttactctgAAGAAAACACCGGAAATCACCCCCTTTTGTCACGTCACTTTGGCgtctacaccagcacttttattttggattttgccTGCTGCAATGTTTATAGTTATCTGCATGGATATTTATCCTAGTCTATTACAGTCACTGGTGTGCTTTGCACTTTATTGTGTATCAGTACGTTTGTTATTACTTATTTCACTATAtgacaccagcactgtcactctgtATCACTTCACACTTTGTCAGCTAGCGTTGGCTGCATTGTAGCACGTTTATGTtgatgatatttatttgtatggtataccagtatcattttatTATTGCCACTCGTGATTTGTAGCCAGACTATAttttccatatataaggatttgTTACACTTCCTCTGCACATTATCccattcacagcgcagcacttcccCTTTATTCTTCATTAGAACTGGGAGAAAGGTGAGAGAGGGACGGAGCATGGGGAAGGGAGGCAGGGATTGGGGCCGGAATAGGGCAGGGCAAGAGGAGAGGGGCAGGGAATAAGGGAAgggcaggaggaggggggcacgGAATAGAGCAGGACAGGAGTCAGGGGGGCAGGGAATagggcaggaggaggggggaagggaataagGGAAGGGCAGAAAGAGGGGGGCAGGGCAGGAGTAGGGGGGCAGGAATAGGGCAGGACAGGATTCAGGGGGGCAGGGATTGGGAGTGGTGTCAGGGAATAGGGCAGGAGGCAGGAATGGGGCAGGGAAGAAGGAGGGGAGTCAGGGATTGGGTGTGGTGTCAGGGGGGGGCAGGGATTGGTGTCAGGGGGGCAGGGAATGGGGCAGGGAAGAAGGAGGGGAGTCAGGGATTGGGTGTGGTCCCAGGGTGGAAGCCCCGCCCCCTGACTGACCCCTGTAGAATGCACAGCAGGACTGAATCAGAGAGTGAaagcagagacagacagagagacagacagagacaggccgCCTATTGTTctgagaagaagagagaggagagggggacagACTGGAACAGTCCCACACACACCGGGGATCACAGGAGCCGCACCACCAGGTACCTCTCCGCTCCTCCGGGGCTCTGTACTCTGACCTTGGGGAAGTAAATGGGATATAGAGTGTCAGCTCTTCAGGACAGCTGTGTGTGTGAATGAGTGTCAGTATTCTCTGTATATTCAACATGGAGGAGAAACCtactctgcccccccaccccaatacaAGGGGGGGTGACTGTGCCATACAACcaataaagggggggggtggctgtgccaTACAaccaataaagggggggggggtgactgtgcCATACAACCAATAAAGGGGGGTGACTGTGCCATACAACCAATAAAGGGGGGGTGACTGTGCCATACAACCAATAAAGGGGGGGGTGACTGTGCCATACAACCAATAAAGGGGGGTGACTGTGCCATACAACCAATAAAGGGGGGGTGACTGTGCCATACAACCAATAAAGGGGGGGGTGACTGTGCCATacaaccaataaaaggggggtTGACTGTTCCATACAAccaatgaagggggggggtgactgtgcCATATAACCAATGAAGGGGGGGGTGACTGTGCCATACAACCAATAAAGGGGGGGGTGACTGTGCCATACAACCAATAAAGGGGGGGGTGACTGTGCCATACAACcaataaagggggggggtgactgtgcCATACAAccaatgaaaggggggggggggggactgtgccatACAaccaataagggggggggggggggtgactgtgcCATACAaccaataaggggggggggtgactgtgcCATACAACCAATGAAGGGGGGGTGACTGTGCCATACAACCAATGAAGGGGGGGGTGACTATTCCATACAACCAATGAAGGGGGGGGTGACTATTCCATACAACCAATGAAGGGGGGGGTGACTGTGCCATACAAcccaataaaggggggggggtgactgtgcCATACAaccaataaaggggggggggtgtctatgccatacaaccaataaaaggggggtTGACTGTGCCATATAACCAATGAAGGGGGGGTGACTGTGCCATACAACCAATAAGAGGGGGGGTGACTGTGCCATACAACCAATAAGAGGGGGGGTGACTGTGCCATACAACCAATAAGAGGGGGGGTGACTGTGCCATACAaccaatgaagggggggggggtgactgtgcCATACAACCAATAAGGGGGGGGTGACTGTGCCATACAACCAATAAGGGGGGGGTGACTGTGCCATACAACCAATAAGAGGGGGGGTGACTGTGCCATACAACCAATAAGAGGGGGGGTGACTGTGCCATACAaccaatgaagggggggggggggactgtgccatACAaccaatgaaggggggggggtgactgtgcCATACAaccaataaggggggggggggactgtgccatACAACcaataaagaggggggggggctgtgccatACAACCAATAAAGGGGGGGGACGACTGTGCCATACAaccaataaagggggggggggggggtgactgtgcCATACAaccaataaagggggggggggtgactgtgcCATACAACCANNNNNNNNNNNNNNNNNNNNNNNNNNNNNNNNNNNNNNNNNNNNNNNNNNNNNNNNNNNNNNNNNNNNNNNNNNNNNNNNNNNNNNNNNN
This sequence is a window from Rana temporaria chromosome 10, aRanTem1.1, whole genome shotgun sequence. Protein-coding genes within it:
- the LOC120916144 gene encoding repetitive proline-rich cell wall protein 1-like gives rise to the protein MSPSLTTASITLQYYPLCITLLCITLQYYPPLYYSPLYYSPVLPPLYYSPLYYSPLYYSPVLPPLYYSPLYYSPLYYSPLYYPPLYYSPVLPPSILLSSITLQYYPPLYYSPVLLSSITPPLYYSPVLPPLYYPLCITLLCITPSVLLSSVLLSSVLPPLYYSPLYYSPVLPPLYYSPLYYSPLYYSPVLPPLYYSPLYYSPVLPPLYYSPLYYSPLYYSPLYYSPLYYPPLYYSPVLLSSITPLYITLQYYSPYYSPQYYSPQYYSPQYYPPQYYSPQYYSPSYPCVVYIGLAVIGRRLR